A genomic stretch from Narcine bancroftii isolate sNarBan1 chromosome 9, sNarBan1.hap1, whole genome shotgun sequence includes:
- the LOC138742549 gene encoding lysosome-associated membrane glycoprotein 3-like, with amino-acid sequence MKKLGLTAVLTVSGLFTSYAVLLAENSVATKAPNPVPFRLDVTSISTMPAPLTNTTAAQRTTPAPLTNTTAARRTTPAPPTNTTAARRTTPAPPTNTTAARRTTPAPPTNTTAARRTTPAPPTNTTAARRTTPAPPTNTTAARRTTPTPPTNTTAARRTTPTPLTNTTAARLTTSAPPTNTTAARHTTPAPPTNTTAARHTTPAPLTNTTAANHTTMHPVTTVVPTLSPNFSLPLTGNYSVSLKNTTCIKMVIGIQLVVNIMPKNLHFNIQPKDVVTSGKCGNVTSWINLNFKVGFVNFTFGKTENEYFISEISVALHFMNHLDHNYKGILKNMKQFKTELRHSYKCKSKQVVAFSTDSLEILMVDTQLQAFSISGGIFSKEEECSMDYNCVLPIVFGIGLVALIIIITIICLIWRHKQAAGYQRI; translated from the exons ATGAAGAAGTTGGGTTTGACTGCTGTCTTGACCGTCTCTG gACTGTTTACAAGCTATGCTGTTTTGTTGGCAGAAAATTCTGTGGCAACAAAAGCACCAAATCCAGTTCCATTCAGACTTGATGTAACCTCAATCTCTACGATGCCTGCACCTCTGACCAACACAACTGCTGCACAGCGTACGACACCTGCACCTCTGACCAACACAACTGCTGCACGGCGTACGACGCCTGCACCTCCGACCAACACGACTGCTGCACGGCGTACGACGCCTGCACCTCCGACCAACACGACTGCTGCACGGCGTACGACGCCTGCACCTCCGACCAACACGACTGCTGCACGGCGTACGACGCCTGCACCTCCGACCAACACGACTGCTGCACGGCGTACGACGCCTGCACCTCCGACCAACACGACTGCTGCACGGCGTACGACGCCTACACCTCCGACCAACACGACTGCTGCACGGCGTACGACACCTACACCTCTGACCAACACGACTGCTGCACGGCTTACGACGTCTGCACCTCCGACCAACACGACTGCTGCACGGCATACGACGCCTGCACCTCCGACCAACACAACTGCTGCACGGCATACGACGCCTGCACCTCTGACCAACACAACTGCTGCAAATCATACAACAATGCATCCAGTAACTACTGTGGTCCCTACATTATCACCAAATTTTTCACTCCCATTAACTGGCAACTACAGTGTTTCTTTGAAGAATACTACTTGCATCAAGATGGTAATTGGAATACAACTGGTTGTCAACATAATGCCAAAA AATTTGCATTTCAATATTCAACCAAAGGATGTAGTGACTTCAGGGAAATGTGGAAATGTTACTTCATGGATTAATCTAAATTTTAAAGTTGGATTTGTAAACTTCACATTTGGGAAG ACTGAAAATGAGTATTTCATCAGTGAGATAAGTGTTGCTCTGCATTTCATGAATCACCTGG ACCATAATTACAAAGGCATTTTGAAGAATATGAAACAGTTTAAAACTGAACTTAGACACTCCTACAAGTGCAAAAGCAAGCAGGTTGTGGCCTTTTCAACAGATTCTTTGGAAATTTTGATGGTTGATACTCAGCTTCAAGCCTTCAGCATCTCGGGTGGGATATTTAGTAAAG AAGAGGAATGCTCCATGGACTATAATTGTGTTCTTCCGATCGTCTTTGGAATAGGTCTTGTTGCGTTGATCATTATTATAACCATTATATGTTTGATCTGGCGACATAAGCAAGCTGCGGGCTATCAACGAATCTGA